A part of Micromonospora chersina genomic DNA contains:
- a CDS encoding DUF167 domain-containing protein codes for MVTMDDTLTVAVRVKPGASRARVGGRFDGPHGPALVIAVNAPAVDGRATEAARRALADALGVRPAAVSLRAGAASRDKLFLVEHPAPGLPDVLRRLRDGSAG; via the coding sequence ATGGTGACCATGGACGACACGCTCACCGTCGCCGTACGGGTGAAGCCCGGCGCCTCCCGCGCCCGGGTCGGCGGCCGGTTCGACGGGCCGCACGGGCCGGCCCTGGTCATCGCCGTGAACGCGCCCGCGGTGGACGGCCGGGCCACCGAGGCGGCCCGCCGGGCCCTGGCCGACGCGCTCGGCGTCCGGCCGGCGGCGGTCTCCCTGCGGGCCGGCGCGGCGAGCCGGGACAAGCTCTTCCTGGTCGAGCACCCGGCACCGGGGCTGCCCGACGTGCTCCGGCGCCTGCGCGACGGATCGGCCGGGTGA
- a CDS encoding AAA family ATPase yields the protein MGWGRGEAVDGSETGWGRQAEPAPRWRALLDRARLAGRGGEHHDVDHRAEEDPAPPPETLPRRAAGTGWTGRAQAVARPADGSFGAEPAYRVEATYRVEPAYRVDPRYGGEPAYQAEPAYRAEPEPRVEPSWRAEPVRPPEPAYPEPPPRGRGTASVESRYALLDGGYQPDPPPAESRYALLDRGRYRPEVHPAPEPARIEPPRIEPARVEWRAPEPETELERAAGVLRRELGGPRVLAFANPKGGVHKTTATVLAAATVGSVRGRGVLAWDDNELRGTLGLRAGSARHARTIRHLIHDLAQIEILEGATLLEHLDDYLRHASDGSYDVLAGEESPRFAQRLDQFTVKRVLELLRRTHDVVCVDTGNNVESPNWRTVMQAADQLVVTTVPREDAAFSADWMLDLLHEEGMGELADNAVTLISCPTPGRTPLQDDLERHFATRTRAVAVVPYDPALETGSSIEYHQLQAETRQGWLKAASVMLEPFAR from the coding sequence ATGGGCTGGGGGAGGGGCGAGGCCGTGGACGGCAGCGAGACCGGTTGGGGTCGGCAGGCTGAGCCGGCACCACGGTGGCGGGCGCTGCTCGACCGGGCCCGGCTCGCCGGTCGCGGCGGGGAGCACCACGACGTGGACCACCGCGCCGAGGAGGACCCGGCGCCGCCCCCGGAGACGCTGCCCCGGCGCGCGGCCGGCACCGGTTGGACCGGCCGGGCGCAGGCCGTCGCCCGCCCCGCCGACGGGTCGTTCGGCGCCGAACCGGCCTACCGGGTCGAGGCGACCTACCGGGTGGAGCCGGCCTACCGGGTCGACCCGCGCTACGGCGGCGAGCCGGCGTACCAGGCGGAGCCCGCCTACCGCGCCGAGCCGGAGCCGCGCGTCGAGCCGTCCTGGCGGGCCGAGCCGGTCCGCCCCCCGGAGCCGGCCTACCCCGAGCCCCCGCCGCGCGGTCGCGGCACCGCCTCGGTCGAGTCCCGGTACGCCCTGCTCGACGGCGGCTACCAGCCCGACCCGCCCCCGGCGGAGTCCCGCTACGCGCTGCTGGACCGGGGCCGCTACCGCCCGGAGGTCCACCCGGCCCCCGAGCCGGCCCGCATCGAGCCGCCCCGGATCGAGCCGGCGCGGGTGGAGTGGCGCGCCCCGGAGCCGGAGACCGAGCTGGAGCGCGCGGCCGGGGTGCTCCGCCGCGAGCTGGGCGGGCCCCGGGTGCTCGCCTTCGCCAACCCCAAGGGCGGCGTGCACAAGACCACCGCCACCGTGCTCGCCGCGGCCACCGTGGGCAGCGTCCGCGGGCGCGGGGTGCTCGCCTGGGACGACAACGAGCTGCGCGGCACCCTCGGCCTGCGCGCCGGCAGCGCCCGGCACGCCCGCACCATCCGGCACCTGATCCACGACCTCGCGCAGATCGAGATCCTGGAGGGCGCCACCCTCCTGGAGCACCTCGACGACTACCTCCGGCACGCCTCCGACGGCTCGTACGACGTGCTGGCCGGCGAGGAGAGCCCGCGCTTCGCCCAGCGCCTGGACCAGTTCACCGTCAAGCGGGTGCTGGAGCTGCTGCGCCGCACCCACGACGTGGTCTGCGTGGACACCGGCAACAACGTGGAGAGCCCCAACTGGCGCACCGTCATGCAGGCGGCCGACCAGCTCGTGGTGACCACCGTGCCCCGCGAGGACGCCGCGTTCAGCGCCGACTGGATGCTCGACCTGCTGCACGAGGAGGGCATGGGCGAGCTGGCCGACAACGCCGTCACCCTGATCTCCTGCCCCACCCCCGGCCGCACGCCGCTCCAGGACGACCTGGAGCGGCACTTCGCCACCCGCACCCGGGCGGTGGCCGTGGTGCCCTACGACCCGGCGCTGGAGACCGGCTCCTCGATCGAGTACCACCAGCTCCAGGCGGAGACCCGGCAGGGCTGGCTCAAGGCCGCCTCGGTGATGCTGGAACCGTTCGCCCGCTGA
- a CDS encoding cell division protein FtsQ/DivIB — translation MSPGPARGRTPGQDGGAGRRNPARRWQLVRAGADAVPPSTRRFMARARQRRMRAALPWAVTVAVLAVAGLVAWTVLGTGLFGVREVRVVGAELVTPVEVRDAAAVPDEAPLARVDLAATARRVGLLAPVERATVERDWPGALVIRVVERTPVAAVPQGDRWVVVDRAGVVFRNLDQAPGGLPVIQVGRPAPDDPGTRAGLDVLAALSPKLRAEMVAVDVAGLARITLLLRGDRKVVWGDATRSADKSTVATALLGRKADTIDVSAPDVVTLR, via the coding sequence ATGAGCCCCGGCCCGGCCCGCGGCCGCACCCCCGGCCAGGACGGCGGGGCCGGCCGGCGCAACCCGGCCCGGCGGTGGCAGCTGGTCCGGGCCGGCGCGGACGCCGTACCCCCGTCCACCCGGCGCTTCATGGCCCGGGCCCGGCAGCGGCGGATGCGCGCGGCCCTGCCCTGGGCGGTCACCGTCGCCGTGCTGGCCGTCGCCGGGCTGGTCGCCTGGACCGTGCTGGGCACCGGCCTGTTCGGCGTGCGGGAGGTGCGGGTGGTCGGCGCCGAGCTGGTCACCCCGGTCGAGGTACGCGACGCCGCGGCCGTGCCCGACGAGGCTCCACTGGCCCGGGTGGACCTGGCCGCGACCGCCCGCCGGGTCGGCCTGCTCGCTCCGGTGGAGCGGGCCACGGTGGAGCGGGACTGGCCGGGCGCCCTGGTGATCCGGGTGGTGGAGCGGACGCCGGTGGCCGCGGTGCCGCAGGGCGACCGGTGGGTGGTCGTCGACCGCGCGGGTGTGGTCTTCCGGAACCTCGACCAGGCCCCCGGCGGGCTGCCGGTCATCCAGGTCGGCAGGCCGGCCCCCGACGATCCGGGCACCCGCGCCGGGCTGGACGTGCTGGCCGCGCTCAGCCCGAAGCTGCGCGCCGAAATGGTCGCCGTGGACGTGGCCGGGCTGGCCCGGATCACCCTGCTGCTGCGCGGCGACCGGAAGGTGGTCTGGGGCGACGCGACCCGCAGCGCGGACAAGTCCACGGTGGCCACCGCCCTGCTCGGTCGGAAGGCCGACACGATCGACGTCAGCGCCCCGGACGTGGTCACCCTCCGGTGA
- a CDS encoding YggS family pyridoxal phosphate-dependent enzyme, which produces MTDSPTTVRPDRRAELAAGLARVRARIADACAAAGRDRGEVTLVAVTKTYPAADVVALAGLGVTDVGENRDQEAAPKAAEAAAAGATPRWHFIGQLQRNKARSVVRYADVVQSVDSVRLAAALDGAAAAARDRPLDVLVQVSVDGDPARGGALPDAADPDRGLGAVAAAVAGADGLRLAGLMAVAPLGWEPDRAFARLAEVVARFRVDHPEATVLSAGMSGDLEIAIEYGATHVRVGSALLGMRSTLR; this is translated from the coding sequence ATGACCGATTCACCCACCACGGTGCGACCCGACCGTCGCGCCGAGCTCGCGGCCGGCCTCGCCCGGGTCCGGGCCCGCATCGCCGACGCCTGCGCGGCGGCCGGCCGGGACCGGGGCGAGGTCACCCTGGTCGCGGTCACCAAGACGTACCCGGCCGCCGACGTCGTCGCGCTGGCCGGGCTCGGGGTGACCGACGTGGGCGAGAACCGCGACCAGGAGGCGGCCCCGAAGGCCGCCGAGGCGGCCGCCGCCGGCGCCACGCCGCGCTGGCACTTCATCGGCCAGCTGCAGCGCAACAAGGCCCGTTCGGTGGTCCGCTATGCCGACGTGGTCCAGTCGGTCGACAGCGTGCGGCTGGCCGCGGCCCTGGACGGCGCCGCGGCCGCCGCCCGGGACCGGCCGCTGGACGTGCTGGTGCAGGTGAGCGTCGACGGCGACCCGGCCCGGGGCGGTGCGCTGCCGGACGCGGCCGACCCGGACCGGGGGCTCGGCGCGGTGGCCGCGGCGGTGGCCGGCGCCGACGGGTTACGGCTCGCCGGCCTCATGGCGGTCGCCCCGCTGGGCTGGGAGCCGGACCGGGCGTTCGCCCGCCTGGCCGAGGTGGTGGCGCGATTCCGCGTCGACCATCCCGAGGCCACGGTGCTCTCGGCGGGTATGAGCGGCGATCTGGAAATCGCGATCGAATACGGCGCGACACATGTCCGCGTCGGCAGCGCGTTGCTCGGAATGCGCTCCACGCTGCGGTAG
- a CDS encoding RluA family pseudouridine synthase: MTSAFAAGGDHRSLPVPDGLDGMRLDQAVSRLFGLSRTAAAALVDAGDALVDGAVRPNSHKVKAGSWLEVTLPAPAAPPTVVPQAVPGLTVVYADDDIVVVDKPVGVAAHPSPGWTGPTVIGGLAGIGHRISTSGAAERQGVVHRLDVGTTGVMVVAKSEQAYTALKRAFKYREVEKRYHAVVQGHPDPLRGTIDAPIDRHPHHDYRWAVVSGGKPSITHYDTLEAFPSASLLDVRLETGRTHQIRVHFSTLRHPCVGDLTYGADPTLSARLGLSRQWLHARSLSFLHPRTGDEVTFVSEYPDDLARALEILRD; the protein is encoded by the coding sequence GTGACCTCCGCCTTCGCCGCCGGCGGCGACCACCGGTCCCTCCCCGTCCCGGACGGGCTCGACGGCATGCGCCTGGACCAGGCCGTCTCCCGGCTCTTCGGGCTGTCCCGCACGGCCGCGGCGGCGCTCGTCGACGCCGGGGACGCGCTCGTTGACGGCGCGGTCCGGCCCAACTCGCACAAGGTCAAGGCGGGCTCCTGGCTGGAGGTCACGCTGCCCGCGCCGGCCGCCCCGCCGACAGTGGTGCCGCAGGCCGTGCCCGGCCTCACCGTGGTCTACGCCGACGACGACATCGTGGTGGTGGACAAGCCGGTGGGGGTGGCCGCCCACCCCAGCCCCGGGTGGACCGGCCCGACGGTGATCGGCGGGCTGGCCGGGATCGGCCACCGGATCTCCACGAGCGGCGCCGCCGAGCGGCAGGGCGTGGTGCACCGGCTCGACGTGGGCACCACCGGCGTCATGGTGGTGGCCAAGAGCGAGCAGGCGTACACCGCGTTGAAGCGGGCGTTCAAGTACCGCGAGGTGGAGAAGCGCTACCACGCCGTGGTGCAGGGCCACCCGGACCCGCTGCGCGGCACCATCGACGCGCCGATCGACCGGCACCCGCACCACGACTACCGCTGGGCGGTGGTCTCCGGCGGCAAGCCGAGCATCACCCACTACGACACCCTCGAGGCGTTCCCCTCGGCCAGCCTGCTCGACGTGCGGCTGGAGACCGGGCGTACCCACCAGATCCGGGTGCACTTCTCCACGCTGCGGCATCCCTGCGTGGGCGACCTCACCTACGGCGCCGACCCGACCCTGTCCGCCCGGCTCGGCCTGAGCCGGCAGTGGCTGCACGCGCGCTCGCTGAGCTTCCTGCACCCGCGCACCGGCGACGAGGTCACGTTCGTCAGCGAGTACCCGGACGACCTGGCCCGGGCGCTGGAGATCCTCCGCGACTGA
- a CDS encoding YggT family protein, whose product MLSILFQVLYLLLYFFLLILLARFVLGAVLAYGRRWQPGRGASAGLEVVWSVTDPPLRALRRVIPPLRIGTVSIDLASLVLLVILFVLMEFVLGQLIRAFA is encoded by the coding sequence GTGTTGTCGATCCTGTTCCAGGTGCTCTATCTGCTCCTGTATTTCTTCCTGCTCATCCTGTTGGCCCGATTTGTCCTTGGCGCCGTTCTGGCCTATGGTCGCCGCTGGCAACCGGGCCGGGGCGCATCGGCGGGACTGGAAGTCGTGTGGAGCGTCACTGATCCGCCCCTGCGCGCGTTGAGGCGTGTGATCCCACCGCTGCGAATTGGTACCGTGAGCATCGACCTGGCCTCCCTTGTGCTCCTGGTTATCCTGTTCGTGCTGATGGAGTTCGTGTTAGGGCAACTGATCAGAGCTTTCGCCTGA
- the ftsZ gene encoding cell division protein FtsZ, with protein MTPPHNYLAVIKVVGIGGGGVNAVNRMIEVGLKGVEFIAINTDAQALLMSDADVKLDVGRELTRGLGAGANPDVGKNAAEDHRDEIEEVLKGADMVFVTCGEGGGTGTGGAPVVANIARKLGALTIGVVTRPFSFEGKRRQVQAEAGIEELRNQCDTLIVIPNDRLLALGDRNISMMDAFRTADQVLLSGVQGITDLITTPGLINLDFADVKSVMSGAGSALMGIGSARGENRAVEAAEAAISSPLLEQSMDGARGVLLSIAGGSDLGLFEINDAAQLVTDAAHPDANIIFGAVIDDALGDEVRVTVIAAGFDGGAPAYKAVEPARKTNQNPPTQANAPVSPPATMPAPQQSPRRVLFDDVDVPDFLKNGS; from the coding sequence ATGACACCTCCGCACAACTACCTGGCGGTCATCAAGGTCGTCGGCATCGGTGGCGGTGGCGTGAACGCCGTCAACCGGATGATCGAGGTTGGGCTCAAGGGCGTCGAGTTCATCGCGATCAACACCGATGCGCAGGCGCTGCTGATGAGCGACGCCGACGTCAAGCTCGATGTCGGCCGGGAGCTGACCCGCGGGCTGGGCGCCGGTGCCAATCCGGACGTCGGCAAGAACGCCGCCGAGGACCACCGGGACGAGATCGAGGAGGTGCTCAAGGGCGCCGACATGGTCTTCGTGACCTGTGGCGAGGGCGGCGGCACCGGCACCGGCGGCGCGCCGGTGGTGGCGAACATCGCCCGCAAGCTCGGCGCGCTCACCATCGGCGTGGTCACCCGGCCGTTCTCCTTCGAGGGCAAGCGCCGCCAGGTGCAGGCCGAGGCGGGCATCGAGGAGCTGCGCAACCAGTGCGACACGCTCATCGTGATCCCGAACGACCGGCTGCTCGCGCTCGGCGACCGGAACATCTCCATGATGGACGCCTTCCGCACCGCGGACCAGGTGCTCCTCTCCGGTGTCCAGGGCATCACCGACCTGATCACCACGCCGGGTCTGATCAACCTCGACTTCGCCGACGTGAAGAGCGTCATGAGCGGCGCCGGCAGCGCGCTCATGGGCATCGGCAGCGCCCGCGGCGAGAACCGCGCCGTCGAGGCGGCCGAGGCGGCCATCTCCAGCCCGCTGCTGGAGCAGAGCATGGACGGCGCGCGGGGCGTGCTGCTCTCCATCGCCGGCGGCTCCGACCTGGGCCTGTTCGAGATCAACGACGCCGCCCAGCTGGTCACCGACGCGGCCCACCCGGACGCCAACATCATCTTCGGCGCGGTCATCGACGACGCGCTCGGCGACGAGGTGCGGGTGACCGTGATCGCGGCGGGCTTCGACGGGGGCGCGCCGGCGTACAAGGCGGTCGAGCCGGCCCGCAAGACCAACCAGAACCCGCCGACCCAGGCGAACGCTCCGGTCAGCCCGCCGGCCACCATGCCGGCCCCGCAGCAGTCGCCGCGGCGGGTGCTCTTCGACGACGTCGACGTGCCGGACTTCCTCAAGAACGGGTCCTGA
- a CDS encoding potassium/proton antiporter: MTPGLDVALLVGAGVLLVAVGAVRFSTRLGVPSLLVYLALGVAIGEAGLGIRFDDVELTRVLGFCALIVIIAEGGLSARWSTLRPVLGLAAALSTVGVAVSILVVGAVVHLLLGLDWRLALLYGAVLSSTDAAAVFATLRRLRLPPRLVATLEAESGINDAPVVILVLLLSRAGVEAAQPWWQEVLLVGYELGAGAAVGVAAGIAGRYALRRAALPSAGLYPIAVVGFTVLAYAAGSVLHASGFLAVYVAGVLLGNARLPHRQAILGFADGLAWLAQIGLFVLLGLLVSPGRLAAAVLPAVVTGLALLLLARPLSVAVSALPFRFRVREQLFLSWAGLRGAVPIVLATIPLSLRVPGADRLFDAVFVLVVIFTLLQAGTLAPAARRLGVTAPAEAAEILLETAPLERMRADLLQLEVPPGSRLGGVHVDELRLPVGASVTLVLRDGVGFVPGPDTRLKIGDSLLIVATAEVRDEAERRLRAVSRRGRLARWFGEYGEDRTA; this comes from the coding sequence ATGACGCCGGGGCTCGACGTCGCGCTCCTGGTCGGTGCGGGCGTCCTGCTCGTCGCCGTGGGTGCGGTGCGCTTCTCCACCCGGCTCGGCGTGCCGAGTCTCCTGGTCTACCTGGCGCTCGGGGTGGCCATCGGCGAGGCCGGCCTGGGCATCCGCTTCGACGACGTCGAGCTGACCCGGGTGCTCGGCTTCTGCGCGCTCATCGTGATCATCGCGGAGGGCGGGCTGAGCGCCCGGTGGAGCACACTACGGCCGGTGCTCGGCCTGGCCGCCGCGCTCTCCACGGTCGGCGTGGCGGTCAGCATCCTGGTCGTCGGCGCGGTGGTGCACCTGCTGCTCGGCCTCGACTGGCGGCTGGCGTTGCTCTACGGCGCGGTGCTCTCGTCCACCGACGCGGCGGCCGTCTTCGCCACCCTGCGCCGGCTGCGCCTGCCGCCCCGCCTCGTGGCCACCCTGGAGGCCGAGTCCGGGATCAACGACGCCCCGGTGGTCATCCTGGTCCTGCTGCTGTCCCGGGCCGGGGTGGAGGCCGCCCAGCCGTGGTGGCAGGAGGTGCTCCTGGTCGGCTACGAGCTGGGCGCCGGCGCGGCGGTCGGCGTGGCCGCCGGGATCGCCGGCCGGTACGCGCTGCGCCGGGCCGCCCTGCCGTCCGCCGGCCTCTACCCGATCGCCGTGGTCGGCTTCACGGTGCTGGCGTACGCGGCCGGCTCGGTGCTGCACGCCTCGGGCTTCCTGGCGGTCTACGTGGCCGGCGTCCTGCTCGGCAACGCCCGGCTGCCGCACCGGCAGGCCATCCTGGGCTTCGCCGACGGGCTGGCCTGGCTGGCCCAGATCGGCCTGTTCGTGCTGCTCGGCCTGCTGGTCTCACCGGGCCGGCTGGCCGCCGCGGTGCTGCCGGCCGTGGTGACCGGGCTGGCCCTGCTGCTGCTCGCCCGGCCGCTGTCGGTGGCGGTCTCCGCGCTGCCGTTCCGGTTCCGGGTGCGCGAGCAGCTCTTCCTGTCCTGGGCCGGGCTGCGCGGGGCGGTGCCGATCGTGCTGGCCACCATCCCGCTCTCGCTGCGGGTGCCGGGCGCCGACCGGCTCTTCGACGCGGTCTTCGTGCTGGTGGTGATCTTCACGTTGCTCCAGGCCGGGACGCTCGCCCCGGCGGCCCGCCGGCTCGGGGTGACCGCGCCGGCCGAGGCGGCGGAGATCCTGCTGGAGACGGCGCCGTTGGAGCGGATGCGGGCCGATCTGCTCCAGTTGGAGGTGCCGCCGGGCTCCCGGCTGGGCGGGGTGCACGTGGACGAGCTGCGGCTGCCGGTGGGCGCCTCGGTGACCCTGGTGCTGCGCGACGGGGTGGGTTTCGTGCCCGGCCCGGACACCCGGCTGAAGATCGGGGACAGCCTGCTCATCGTGGCCACCGCGGAGGTGCGGGACGAGGCGGAGCGGCGGCTGCGGGCGGTGAGCCGGCGGGGTCGGCTGGCCCGGTGGTTTGGCGAGTACGGCGAGGACCGGACGGCCTGA
- a CDS encoding cell division protein SepF — MGALRKAGVWLGLVEEDDERAYEDGGYDKGGYRESRYRSSRYSEEFADDEDDESEEPPATRGRVGDRGRLSERASSRAVETDRAEVERPERTERSSVRSITRSGAGETSGALTYHTRDNLALAPQAQPRERAVVPEDEQRYQITTLHPTTYREARTIGEHFRDGVPVIINLTEMDEADARRLVDFAAGLAFGLRGTIERVTNRVFLLSPANVQVTAEDKAKIAEGGFFSLS; from the coding sequence ATGGGTGCACTGCGCAAGGCGGGGGTCTGGCTCGGTCTCGTCGAGGAGGACGATGAGCGGGCGTACGAGGACGGTGGCTACGACAAGGGTGGCTACCGCGAGTCGCGCTACCGGTCGAGCCGCTACTCGGAGGAGTTCGCCGACGACGAGGACGACGAGTCCGAGGAGCCGCCGGCGACCCGTGGCCGGGTCGGCGACCGTGGCCGGCTGAGCGAGCGCGCGTCGAGCCGCGCCGTCGAGACCGACCGGGCCGAGGTGGAGCGGCCGGAGCGGACCGAGCGGTCCAGCGTCCGGTCGATCACCCGTTCCGGCGCGGGGGAGACCTCCGGCGCGCTGACGTACCACACCCGCGACAACCTCGCCCTGGCGCCGCAGGCCCAGCCGCGCGAGCGGGCCGTGGTGCCCGAGGACGAGCAGCGCTACCAGATCACCACCCTGCACCCGACCACCTACCGGGAGGCGCGCACCATCGGTGAGCACTTCCGCGACGGCGTACCGGTGATCATCAACCTCACCGAGATGGACGAGGCGGACGCCCGCCGGCTTGTCGACTTCGCCGCCGGACTCGCGTTCGGCCTGCGGGGTACGATCGAGCGCGTGACCAACCGGGTGTTCCTGCTCTCACCGGCCAACGTCCAGGTCACCGCGGAGGACAAGGCCAAGATCGCTGAGGGCGGCTTCTTCAGCCTGAGCTGA
- a CDS encoding DUF2567 domain-containing protein encodes MAADRSPGAGQEPPGWPGGLPVPAGTPVTAPGADPLAGWPGVVGEVPGVPAATRRAGGRTATVAVGAALLLTVLGAPLGLLWALVAPGTPVRMTAEGAVYATPQPEQPIAADGWFSLLAFGFGVLAAITLWVVLRHRRGPAGLVAGALGGLGAAVVAWQVGRRIGLGTFHRLLDTAPPGTDFTKPADLRAGGIDWYGPLPVPHGNLLLAAFGVAVTYTLLAGWSRWPSLRPEPQWDGGWAPGGPGISSEPGDQPAR; translated from the coding sequence GTGGCCGCCGACCGCTCCCCGGGCGCGGGCCAGGAACCGCCCGGCTGGCCCGGCGGCCTGCCGGTGCCCGCCGGCACCCCGGTGACCGCGCCCGGCGCGGACCCGCTCGCCGGCTGGCCCGGCGTGGTCGGGGAAGTGCCCGGCGTGCCGGCCGCCACCCGGCGGGCCGGTGGCCGGACCGCCACCGTCGCGGTCGGCGCGGCGCTGCTGCTGACCGTGCTCGGGGCGCCCCTGGGCCTGCTCTGGGCGCTGGTGGCCCCCGGCACGCCGGTGCGGATGACCGCCGAGGGTGCCGTCTACGCCACCCCGCAACCGGAGCAGCCGATCGCCGCGGACGGCTGGTTCAGCCTGCTCGCGTTCGGCTTCGGGGTGCTCGCCGCGATCACCCTCTGGGTGGTGCTGCGCCACCGGCGTGGTCCGGCCGGCCTGGTCGCCGGCGCGCTCGGCGGGCTCGGCGCGGCGGTCGTGGCCTGGCAGGTGGGCCGCCGGATCGGGCTCGGCACCTTCCACCGGCTGCTGGACACCGCGCCGCCCGGCACCGACTTCACCAAGCCCGCCGACCTGCGCGCCGGCGGGATCGACTGGTACGGGCCGCTGCCCGTCCCGCACGGCAACCTGCTGCTGGCGGCGTTCGGCGTGGCCGTGACGTACACCCTGCTGGCCGGCTGGTCGCGGTGGCCGTCGCTGCGGCCGGAGCCGCAGTGGGACGGCGGCTGGGCGCCCGGCGGGCCGGGGATCAGTTCGGAGCCGGGGGACCAGCCAGCTCGCTGA
- the lspA gene encoding signal peptidase II — protein MTAAPPAGSGTADPDTGTPRRKATGLLLGVALTSLVADLVTKQLALSELTGRGPVSLLGGAVYLSLTRNSGAAWSIGSDHTWVFPLITIGVVAWIAWMALRLRSLPWAVSLGLVLGGALGNLTDRIFRAPGHFVGHVVDMVSLFDPYGQVWPVFNLADSSLVCGVLLAVFLELTGRQRDGSRATAERSDAETPAEQRERA, from the coding sequence ATGACCGCAGCACCGCCCGCCGGGTCCGGCACGGCCGACCCGGACACCGGCACGCCCCGCCGCAAGGCGACCGGCCTGCTGCTCGGCGTGGCCCTGACCTCGCTCGTCGCCGACCTGGTCACCAAGCAGCTCGCGCTCTCGGAGCTGACCGGGCGGGGGCCGGTGTCGCTGCTCGGCGGCGCGGTCTACCTCAGCCTGACCCGCAACAGCGGCGCCGCGTGGAGCATCGGCTCCGACCACACCTGGGTCTTCCCGCTGATCACCATCGGCGTGGTCGCCTGGATCGCCTGGATGGCGCTGCGGCTGCGGTCGCTGCCCTGGGCCGTGTCGCTCGGGCTCGTCCTGGGCGGGGCGCTGGGCAACCTCACCGACCGGATCTTCCGGGCCCCCGGGCACTTCGTCGGCCACGTGGTCGACATGGTCAGCCTCTTCGACCCGTACGGGCAGGTCTGGCCGGTGTTCAACCTGGCCGACAGCTCGCTGGTCTGCGGCGTGCTGCTGGCGGTGTTCCTGGAGCTGACCGGCCGGCAGCGGGACGGCTCCCGGGCCACCGCCGAGCGGTCCGACGCCGAGACCCCCGCCGAGCAGCGGGAGCGCGCGTGA
- a CDS encoding TraR/DksA family transcriptional regulator gives MAKPADTRTAGRKPVAKATRSAAETEKIRAALAARRDELNAEYDQTLSEITELQRDRLTDSAGDDQADTGTKTFEREQEISLANSIKERITQVERALERLDEGGYGWCERCGNPIPVERLAAFPSATLCVSCKQLEERR, from the coding sequence ATGGCGAAGCCAGCCGACACCAGGACCGCCGGCCGCAAGCCGGTGGCGAAGGCCACCCGCAGCGCCGCGGAGACCGAGAAGATCCGGGCCGCCCTGGCGGCACGGCGGGACGAGCTCAACGCCGAGTACGATCAGACGCTGAGCGAGATCACCGAGCTGCAGCGCGACCGGCTGACCGACTCGGCCGGGGACGACCAGGCCGACACGGGCACCAAGACGTTCGAGCGCGAGCAGGAGATCTCACTCGCCAACAGCATCAAGGAGCGGATCACGCAGGTCGAGCGCGCGCTGGAGCGGCTCGACGAGGGTGGCTACGGCTGGTGCGAGCGGTGCGGCAACCCGATCCCGGTGGAGCGGCTCGCCGCCTTCCCGTCGGCCACCCTCTGCGTGAGCTGCAAGCAGCTGGAGGAGCGGCGCTGA
- a CDS encoding DivIVA domain-containing protein: MPLTPADVHNVAFKKPPIGKRGYDEEEVDAFLDEVERELARLIEENNELRAQVERGGRGGAPSGPGGDARLAAELNDVKAQLDRVQRDKAAAEQAARAMQAELEQVRAQGGPATSAADGEQQALRVLMMAQRTADDHVSDARREADQLLSEARSKAEEVTREARAKADALERDARQRHQEAMGGLDAKRTALQKHIEELKQFEREYRTRLKAYLESQLRDLDGRGQGLEAEMTRSEGNRAAGGSNGLAAAGLAGSYGGGRAGSLESGR; the protein is encoded by the coding sequence ATGCCGCTGACCCCGGCTGACGTCCACAACGTCGCCTTCAAAAAGCCGCCGATCGGCAAGCGGGGGTATGACGAGGAGGAGGTCGACGCCTTCCTGGACGAGGTCGAGCGCGAGCTTGCCCGTCTGATCGAGGAGAACAACGAGCTGCGCGCCCAGGTGGAGCGCGGCGGTCGGGGCGGCGCTCCCTCCGGCCCCGGCGGCGACGCCCGGCTCGCCGCGGAGCTCAACGACGTCAAGGCCCAGCTCGACCGGGTGCAGCGCGACAAGGCGGCCGCCGAGCAGGCGGCCCGGGCGATGCAGGCCGAGCTGGAGCAGGTCCGCGCCCAGGGTGGCCCGGCGACCTCCGCCGCCGACGGCGAGCAGCAGGCGCTGCGGGTGCTCATGATGGCCCAGCGCACCGCCGACGACCACGTTTCCGACGCCCGCCGCGAGGCCGACCAGCTGCTCTCCGAGGCCCGTTCCAAGGCCGAGGAGGTCACCCGCGAGGCCCGCGCCAAGGCCGACGCCCTGGAGCGGGACGCCCGCCAGCGGCACCAGGAGGCCATGGGCGGCCTGGACGCCAAGCGCACCGCGCTGCAGAAGCACATCGAGGAGCTCAAGCAGTTCGAGCGCGAGTACCGCACCCGCCTCAAGGCGTACCTGGAGAGCCAGCTGCGTGACCTCGACGGTCGCGGCCAGGGCCTCGAGGCCGAGATGACCCGCTCCGAGGGCAACCGTGCCGCGGGCGGCAGCAACGGCCTCGCCGCCGCCGGCCTCGCCGGCTCCTACGGTGGCGGCCGCGCGGGCTCGCTCGAGTCCGGCCGCTGA